TAATCCCGACAAACCTCATAAAAGACATTTTTCAGCTGCATGAAAAACGTAAAACTTCAGGGAGCCAATGAGCTGACTCCCTATCAAAAAGACTAGCTGGAGAAAACGACGGTACGTCCTTCATTAAGAAACACACGCTTCTCAATATGGTAACGAATCGCATTAAAGAGGGTTACCCGCTCTACGTCCTGTCCTTTTGAAATCAGATCTTCCGGGTAGAAAGCATGATCAACCGTCTGAATACCCTGCGTAATAATCGGACCTTCATCCAGATCGTTATTCACATAGTGAGCGGTTGCGCCTACCATTTTCACCCCTTTTTCCCAGGCCTGATGATAAGGCCTTGCGCCCTTAAAGCCGGGCAGTAACGAGTGGTGGATATTGATCGCTTTACCGTTCAGTTGCTCGCACATCCAGGGCGATAGCACCTGCATATAGCGCGCCAGAACAACCAGCTCAATATCGTATTGCTCTAACAGTTTAACAATCTCGGCTTCCTGCTCTGGCTTGGTATCAGGCGTAATCGGCAGGTGGTAATAAGGAATACCATGCCACTCAGCCAGATGCTCAAGATCCGGGTGGTTAGAGATGATAACCGGTATTTCAATATTCAGCTGACCGGTGCGATGACGATAAAGAAGATCGTTGAGGCAGTGGTCATACTTAGACACCAGTATCGCCACTCGCGGACGATGCTCAGGTTCCGTTAACTCCCACTCCATTTCA
The genomic region above belongs to Amphritea japonica ATCC BAA-1530 and contains:
- the purU gene encoding formyltetrahydrofolate deformylase — its product is MPNAIKPWVFTASCPSKLGTVDVVTRYMAEAGNYVDEIHSFDDRVSKRFFIRIEFQPTEADFSAEKFDAAFGPRASEFEMEWELTEPEHRPRVAILVSKYDHCLNDLLYRHRTGQLNIEIPVIISNHPDLEHLAEWHGIPYYHLPITPDTKPEQEAEIVKLLEQYDIELVVLARYMQVLSPWMCEQLNGKAINIHHSLLPGFKGARPYHQAWEKGVKMVGATAHYVNNDLDEGPIITQGIQTVDHAFYPEDLISKGQDVERVTLFNAIRYHIEKRVFLNEGRTVVFSS